In Clostridium omnivorum, the DNA window AACTTTTATATTTTCATACATATAAAGGTTGCGTTTATGCTTTAAAAACGTCATTTCATGCCTTTACTATTGAAATGTTTTTACCATGTTTTATAATTATAGTATATATATGGCTTGGATGGGGGATTTTATGAGAAAGAGATATTTTGTTATTGGGTGTATTTTAATTTTTATTGTGTCGTTAGTTACTGTACTGTGCATTCATGAAAGAGAGGCTCATAAGGATGTATGCAATCTTAAAGTTTACAAGGCTATCTTAGGGTGTAAAGTTCGGCCTGTAAAAGAGATGAAAATGAGGGTAGGAGAAAATGAATACTTAATACCTTTACCAAAATCAGCTGCAAGAGTTCAGGATGAAATATTTGTTACAAGGACAACAGATTTAGACGAATATTTTGATAAAACATTACCTGCCAGCGGATGGAAAAGATATGATAATTTTGGAGATGTCCATGTAATTAAGAATGATAATGGAAAAGATACTGTATTGTTTTTAGCAAAGCCTTATTCAAAGTCATATATGATGATAAATTATAAGAGTTTATAGAATTTAAACATAGAAATTCATTGACATTTTTCCCTATTTATAATAAAATTTAAACAATATAAAGTATAAAAGCTACGATGAGGAAAAGTACTTAGATTATGAACTTGCAGAGAGTGGGGATTGGTGGAAGCCCACAGGGAAGGTTTAAGGAAAATCACCTCTGAGCTGAAAGCTGAATATATAGTAAGCGTATCCGTAATCCTGCGTTAAAGGATAGAGTATGTTGGTACTTTAAATTGAACCATAGGTGGTTTTGCGAATTCACTTCGTCCTATTTGGGCGGAGTTTTTTTATTTTTTTCTATTGTAATCCACATAGCATGGCTCAGTGTATATCAGCATTATCAGAGTACTAGGGAAATAGTTTTTTCTTTGCTATGTTTAAGAAAAATTATACAATAAGTATTTATGTCAATAATTAAGATAAGCAATATGAAAGGAGATCAAATTATGTACAAAAAAGTTGATTCTTCTAAGGGCTTTGTAGATATGGAGAAAGATATACTAAAGCTTTGGGAAGAAAGAGATGTTATTAAAAAGAATTTTGATATGAATGAGGAAGGCGAGTACTTCACATTCTATGATGGACCTCCAACAGCTAATGGAAAGCCACATATAGGTCACGTTATAACAAGAGTTATGAAGGACCTTATACCAAGATACAAGGTAATGAAAGGATATAGAGTTTTAAGAAAAGCTGGCTGGGATACTCATGGACTTCCAGTAGAGCTTGAGGTTGAAAAATCACTTGGTATTTCAGGAAAACCTCAAATAGAAGAATATGGTGTAGAAGACTTTGTTAAGAAGTGTAAAGACAGCGTATTTACCTACGTTTCACAATGGAAAGATATGACTGAAAGAGTTGGATATTGGGTAGATATGGATGATCCATATGTAACTTATCATGACAACTATATAGAATCAGAATGGTGGGCATTAAAGAAAATATGGGAAAAAGGACTTATATACAAAGGTCATAAAATAGTACCATATTGCCCAAGATGTGGAACAGCTCTATCCTCTCATGAAGTTGCTCAAGGCTATAAGGATGTTAAGGATAGCTCCATATATGTTAAGTTTAAAGTTAAGGATCAAGATAAATATATACTAGTTTGGACAACTACTCCTTGGACACTTCCAAGTAATGTTGCACTAGCAGTAAATAAGAGCTATGACTATGTAGAAGTAGTTCATAAGGATGAACACCTAATACTTGCAGAATCATTACTCTCAAAGCTTGATGGAGAATATGAAGTAGTTAGCAAATTCAAGGGAGAAGAATTATTAGGCGTTGAGTATGAGCAAATGTTCAAATTTACAACACCTGATAAAAAGGCTTTTTATGTAATCCATGGAGACTTTGTTACATTAACAGATGGTACAGGTATAGTTCATATAGCTCCAGCCTTTGGTGAAGACGATAATCTAGTTGGAAAGAAGAATGATCTTCCTCTAATCAATTTAGTAGATGCTGAAGGTAAATTTGTAAGTGAAGCTGGAGAATGGGCAGGTATTTTTGTTAAAAAGGCTGATCCTAAGATTATTGAATTCTTAAAAGAAGCTAACATTCTTTATAAAACAGAAGGTTTTACACACTCCTATCCTTTCTGCTGGAGATGTGATACTCCGCTTTTATACTATCCAAGAGAATCCTGGTTTATAAAGATGTCAGCAATGAGAGACAATCTTCTTAAGAATAATAACAAGATAAATTGGCTTCCTGATAATGTTAGAACAGGAAGAATGGGTAACTTCCTTGAAAATGTTATAGACTGGGGTATAAGCAGAGAAAGATACTGGGGAACTCCACTTCCAATTTGGGAATGTGAATGTGGTCACAGAGAAATGATAGGCAGCAAGGAAGAATTAAGAGAAAAGGGAATAAATGTACCTGAAGAAATAGAACTTCATAAGCCATATATAGATAATGTAAAATTAGAATGTCCACATTGTCATAAAGAAATGACAAGGGTATCTGATGTTATAGACTGCTGGTTTGACTCAGGTTCAATGCCATTTGCTCAGCACCACTATCCATTTGAAAACAAGGAATTGTTTGAGCAAAATTTCCCAGCACAATTTATATCCGAAGCTGTAGATCAAACAAGAGGATGGTTCTATACACTGCTTGCTATATCTACAGTATTATTTGAGACAAATCCATTTGAGAATTGTGTTGTTCTAGGACACGTGCTAGATAAGAATGGATTAAAGATGTCTAAGCATAAGGGAAATGTATTAAGTCCATGGGTAGCACTAGACAACGAAGGTGCTGATGCTACAAGATGGTATTTCTATACAGCAAGTGCTCCATGGCTTCCATCAAGATTCTATGAAGAAGCAGTTATAGAAGCACAAAGAAAGTTCTTAAGCACTCTTTGGAATGTATATTCCTTCTATGTGCTTTATGCTGAAATAGACCAATTTGATCCTACTAAATATGAGGATTTTGTCAGCGGAAATGTGATGGATAAGTGGATAATGTCAAGACTTAATACATTAATTAAGACTGTTGATGAAAACCTAGCAAATTATAGAATTACTCAAGCTGCACTTTCTATAGAGGAATTTGTAGATGAGCTTTCAAATTGGTATGTAAGAAGAAATAGATCCAGATACTGGAGTGAAGAGCTTACAGATGATAAGATAGGAGCTTATGTTACTCTATATAGAGTATTAAAGAACTTATGCTTTGTAGCAGCTCCATTTGTACCATTTATAACAGAGGAAATATATCAAAATCTTGTAGTTGCATTAGATAGTAGTGCTCCAGAAAGCATACACCTATGCAGATGGCCACATGTTGATGAATCTTCTATAGATGTTGATTTAGAAAATGAAATGGATCTTGCTTACAAAGTTGTTAAACTTGGTAGAAGTGCTAGAAACTCTGCTAATATAAAGAACAGACAGCCGCTTTCAAAGATGCTTTTAAGCACAAAGGTGCTTCCAGAATACTATAGCGATATTATTAAGGAAGAACTTAATCTTAAGGAGGTTGAGCTTGGTTCTGATTTATCAAAGTATGTTAACTTTGAAATCAAGCCAAACCTTCCAGTACTAGGGAAGGCATTTGGTAAGCTTATACCTGGAATAAGAAAAGAATTAGGTACTATGAACCAAATGGAACTTGCTCAGAAGATACAAAACGGAGGCACTGTAGTTATTAATGTTCAAGGAACTGAAATAGAACTTAATAATGACAATCTTCTAGTTACAATGCAGGGACTTGAAGGTTATGCCTTTGCAGGAGAAGGTTCTATAGGAGTTGTTCTTGATACTCATATCACAGATGAGTTGAGAGAAGAAGGACATGTAAGAGAAATTATAAGCAAGATTCAAAACATGAGAAAAGAAAGCGGTTTTGAAGTTGCTGATAAGATAAATCTATATGTTTCAGGTAATGAAATGCTTGAAAAAGTAGTAGAAAAGTTTGAAAATCATATAATGAGAGAAACTCTTGCAGTAGAAGTTGTTTACAATGCTGAAAGAGACTACAATGAAGCTAACATTAATGGAGAAAAGTTTAATTTAGCTGTAGAAGTTGTAAGATAACAAAATTAAAAAAAGAGTATGGATTTATTCCATACTCTTTTTTGATTTTAAGAAGTTAGAAGTTCATAATTAAGATACTTGCGTTCATTTTCAAAAAAATACGAATTATTTTTTTAAAATACATTTATTTATACATGAAATATGTGTTAAAATATTCATGGATATGAAAATAAGGAGGGTGCTTTTATGGATATAGGCTCAAAAATTAAAGAATTGCGAACTAACAAAAATATGACTTTGAAAGACTTAAGTGAAAGCAGCGGATTATCTGTAGGATTTTTATCACAGCTTGAAAGAGGATTGACTACAATCGCCGTGGATTCATTAGAAATTTTAGCAGAGATATTAGAAGTACCATTGACCAATTTTTTCGATATCCCACATAGGAAGGATAAAGTTGTTCTAAGAAATTACGAAAGACAAGTGCTCAGCATAATGGATGGCGGATTTATATACTACAACCTAAGTACTGAGCTTGAAGATAAAAGCTTTCTACCAAAGCTTGTAGAAATACTTCCTCAAAAGGATGAAGAGGAAGTACAGCTTAATAGTCATACTGGAGAAGAGTTTATTTATATATTAGAAGGAATTTTGACCTTATATATTGGAAAAGAAAAATATGAACTCTACCCAGGAGATAGCGTTCATATGAATTCAAACATTACTCATAACTGGGCAAACCATACTAACAAAATCGTGAAGTTAATTGCTGTTAATTCTCCAAATTATTTTAAAGGTGTTAAGTAAGATGGATAAGGTAGTTATTTATATAATCGGAATATTTTTTTTAATAGGCGGAATAGATTATCTCCTAGGAAGCCCTATGAAATTGGGCAACAAGTTTGAAGAGGGCATGAAGACTATGGGAGCATTGGCTCTTGGTATCATAGGATTATATTCCCTGTCTCCTGCTCTTTTAAGCCTGTTAGAGCCAGCAGCAAAGGTATTTTCAAAGGTTACACATATAGACCCTTCTATACTGCCTGCTAGTATCTTTGCAGTAGATATGGGAGGTTATCAGTTATGCACTAATATAACCTTAAATAACAAAATAGGAATATTCTCTGCAGTTGTGATTGCATCTACTTTAGGTACAACAATAAGTTTTACTATTCCGGTGGCGTGCAGTCTTATACAAAAAGAAGATCAGGATTTTTTTGCAAAAGGCATCATGATTGGTATATCTACTATACCATTCGGCTGCTTAGCCGGGGGAATTTGGATGGGAATTAATTTTCTTCAGTTAGTTTGGACACTATTTCCTATATTTATTCTTTCAATTGTTTTGAGTATAGGACTTATTAAAATGCCTAACAGGGTTATAAATGGGTTTAGATATTTTGGTAAATTTATAATGATACTGAGTACTTTAGGCATAATGCTTCAAGGCATACATATTATATTTGGAATTAAGCTGGTACCAACTTTAGTACCCTTTGAGGATAATATGAAATTAGTAGGAAAGATTACCTTTATTTTAGCAGGAGCCTATCCTATGCTTGAGGTGCTAATAAGATTTTTGAAGAATTTCTTTAATAGAATTGCTAGGATACTAGGTGTAGATTCAATATCTATAGTTGCTCTTGTAGGAAATTTAGCTAGTAATCTTTTAGTGTTTGGAAATTTAAGCAGAATGAATTCTAAGGGTAAGGTTATTTGTACCTCAATGGGGGTAAGCTGTGCTTTTGTACTAGGAGGACAAATGGCTTATGTGGCTAGTGTGGAACCAAAGATGATAGGGGCTTATTTCGTAACCAAAATTGTTTCCGGAATACTTAGCTTATTTTTAGCATCAAGGCTATTTGAATATGAGTATAAAAAATCAACTCAATTAAGTGAAGTTAGTGTGATGGGAGGAGCTAGTTATGGTGATTAAGGAAAGGCTTATTAAACTAAGAGAGCTTATGAAAAATGAAGGCATTAGTGCTTATATTATACCAAGCACAGATGCACATCAAAGTGAGTATGTAGGCGAGTACTGGAAGTGCAGACAGTGGATTTCAGGTTTTACAGGTTCTGCAGGAACTGTGGTTGTTACTCTAGATAAAGCAGGACTTTGGACCGACGGCAGATATTTTATACAAGCAGAAAAGCAGCTTTTGGGAACAGGAATTGATTTGTTTAAAATGGGTGAATCCGGAGTACCTTCCTTTAGCGAATGGATTAGAGAAAATTTAAAGCCAGGGGAAAAGGTTGCCTTTGATGGAAAGGTTTTCTCAATGGCTGCAGCGGAGAAGTTAAAAGCTGAGCTGAGTTTAAAGAATATTGAAGTTATAATGAATTTAGATTTCATAGGTCAGATATGGAAAGACAGACCATCCATTCCAGAAGATAAAATTTTTATTCACCAGGTTAAGTACACTGGTAAGAGTAGAACAGATAAGTTTAATGAAGTAAGAAAAATAATGGCAGAAAAAGGTGCGAACTATTATCTACTAGCATCTTTAGATGATATATGCTGGCTATTTAATATAAGAGGCAGAGATATTCCAAGTAACCCTTATGTCACTTCTTATGCTGTGGTTGGAGAAGAAAAGTGCTACTTATTTGTGAATATGAAAAAGGTAGATGATAAAGCTCGCGAAGAACTTGAGAAGGATGGGGTTATACTAAAAGAATACAACGAAATTTTTAAGTTTCTAGAGCAGCTAGATAACGAAGCTTCAATAATATTTGATTCAAACAAGGTTAATGCCTATTTGTACAATAGTATTAATACGATGGTAAAAAAGATAGATGAATATAATTTAACTACCATGCTAAAAGCTGTTAAAAATGATGTTGAAGTTGAAAATATAAAAATGGCATATATAAAAGATGGAGTAGCATTAGTTAAGTTTTTTAAATGGCTTAAGGAGAATGTAGAAAAACAAACCATTACAGAAATTGATGCTGAAAACAAGGCCGAAGAATTTAGAATGCAGCAGGAGCTTTTCCTGGAACCAAGTTTTGCCACCATTGCTGGATACAAAGAACATGCTGCAATGATGCATTACAAAGCCAATAGTGAAACAACTTATGTACTAAAGCCTGAAGGATTTTTCCTCATTGACTCTGGAGCGCATTTTTTGAATGGAACTACTGACATTACCAGAACTGTATCCTTAGGAAAGCTCACAGAGGAAGAAAAAAGAGATTTTACACTTGTACTAAAATCAGTAATAGCACTTTCAACTGCTAAATTTTTAAATGGTGCTACAGGTTCAAATCTGGATGTTATAGCTAGAATCCCATTATGGAATTGTGGTTTAGATTATAAGTGCGGAACAGGACATGGTGTTGGATATTGCTCCAATGTACATGAAGAACCTCAAAGATTTAGTCAAGTTCCAAATACAATTAAGCTTATAAAAGGAATGACAATTACCATTGAGCCAGGAATTTATAAAGAGGGATTACATGGTATTAGAACTGAAAATACTGTACTTGTTGTAGAAGATGAAAAAACTGAATTTGGTCAATTTATGAGATTTGAAACGCTGTCCTTCATTCCTATCGACAGAAGGGCAATAGTAAAAGAAATGCTGACTATTGAAGAGGTTCAGTGGATAAATTGTTATCATAGAAAGGTATTTGAAGTCCTTTCCCCACATATTAATGAAGAAGAAGTGCAGTGGCTAGAAAGTGAAACTGCAGAAATATAGTCAAGTTAACTAATATTGCTCTATACTGAAGGTTTTTGGTATAGAGCTTTTTATTTTGTGAAAAATGAATGAGGGAAATATATAAATTCATATGTGTACATTTATCATTTTTAGAGGTAAAGTTGCGACTTTACCATACAAATAAACAGAAAATTATTAAAGTTACTGTTGGAGAAATTTTATGATATAATAGCAATGTTGTAAAACAATATAGTTCAGGGGGAAGGTATACATGTACAGTACAGATATTGAAAATGTAGCACATTATGCGGAGAAAAAGAGTGCTGCACTTAAGAAGAGCTCATCAAAGTACATTACTGCAGCTGCTTTGGCAGGAATGTATATAGGTATAGCTATAATATTTATTTATACAATTGGAGCATATTTGAATGCAGATCATTCACCAGCCACAAAGATTGTTATGGGAGCTTCCTTCGGAGTTGGACTTAGTCTTGTTATGGTTGCTGGTTCAGAATTGTTTACAGGAACAAATATGGTTATGACCATAGGCGCGCTGGAAAAGAAAGTAACTTGGCTGGATGCAATTAAGATATGGACCGCAAGCTTTTTCGGAAACTTTATAGGATCACTTATAGTTGCTGGAATATATGCTTTAACTGGTCTTACTCACGGAAAAGTTGGTGAGTTTATGGTTGAAATGGCAAGTGCTAAGATGAATGCAACTTCCTTACAATTGTTTACAAGGGCAATTTTGTGTAATATTTTAGTTTGCCTTGCTGTTTGGTGTTTCTATAAACTAAAAGATGATACTGCAAAATTAATTATGATATTTTGGTGTTTGTTTGCATTCATAAGTTCAGGTTATGAGCACAGTGTTGCTAATATGACTTTATTATCCTTAGCCTTGATGCTTCCACACGGTGCAGCAGTTTCTTTTGCAGGACTTGCTCATAATTTATTGATAGTTACGATAGGAAATCTTGCAGGTGGTGCAATTTTCCTTGCATTACCATATTGGTTTATTTCAAAAGAAAAATAGGAAATGAAAAAAGCAGAATCAATTGTAATGAATAGTTAAATAGAAGTTTAAATATGAAGCCTTGCCTTTAAATGCAAGGCTTTACCTATATTCCAAATAAATATAATTGACAGGTTAAATCACTCCATATATAATATGTATTGTGAATTATTTACTAAAGTTTTATTAGACTAAATATTAATGCGAATTTTCTTCATTGTATAGGGGGGCACCAATATAATGTCGAAAATATAGCAAGAAAAGATTCAGAAAATAAAAATTATGAAAAATATTGTTGCAAAAGCAGAATGTTTAGTTTATAATAAGCTTGTAAAACAAATTCATAAGGATTATTTATAAAGGGAGGAAAAAATATGTCATCTAATGTAAACGCTACCAAAAAGCTTACACTGGTATCATTAATACTAATGATCTTTACTTCAGTTTACGGATTTAATAATATCCCAAGATCCTTCTACAAAATGGGATACGCAGCTATTCCTTGGTATATAATATCTGGTATAGCATTCTTCGTACCATTCGCTCTTATGATGGCGGAATTCGGTGCTGCATTTAAAAATGAAAAGGGTGGAATTTACTCCTGGATGGAAAAATCCGTTGGACCAAGATTCGCTTTCATAGGAACATTCATGTGGTTTGCTTCCTATGTAATATGGATGGTTAACGTTTCATCCGGTATCTGGGTTCCAATATCAAATGCAATATTTGGTGCAGATACAACAAAAGACTGGGCTTTCCTTGGAATTCAAGGATTAACTGGACCAAAAACACTTGGTATTTTAGGTATTATATGGTTTATATTCGTAACATATATATCTACTAAGGGACTAGATAAAATTAAGAAGATAACTTCTGTAGGTGGTACAGCAGTAGTAATAGTTAACCTAGTTGTATGGTTAAGTGCTATAATATTAGTTATTGTAAATCATGGATTTGCTCAACCAATAGAAGGACTTAAATCCTTTACAACAACTCCAAATCCAAAATATGCTGGAAACATGCTGTCTGCACTAGCATTCGTTGTTTATGCATTATTCGCATACGGCGGTATAGAAGCTGTTGGTGGACTTGTTGACCAAACTGAAAATCCAGAAAAGACATTCCCTAAGGGAGTTATGATTGCAGCAGCAGTTATAGCAATTGGATATTCATTTGGAATACTATGCATAGGTGTATTCACTAACTGGTCAAACGTAATGTCAGTTAAGGGTGTTACTTTAGGAAATGCTTCCTATGTAGTTATGTCTAACTTAGGAGTTGCTTTTGGACAAGCATTTGGTGCAAGTCAAGCTACTTCAATTGCAATGGGTCATTGGGTTGCTAGATTCTTTGGACTTTCAATGTTC includes these proteins:
- a CDS encoding aminopeptidase P family protein gives rise to the protein MVIKERLIKLRELMKNEGISAYIIPSTDAHQSEYVGEYWKCRQWISGFTGSAGTVVVTLDKAGLWTDGRYFIQAEKQLLGTGIDLFKMGESGVPSFSEWIRENLKPGEKVAFDGKVFSMAAAEKLKAELSLKNIEVIMNLDFIGQIWKDRPSIPEDKIFIHQVKYTGKSRTDKFNEVRKIMAEKGANYYLLASLDDICWLFNIRGRDIPSNPYVTSYAVVGEEKCYLFVNMKKVDDKAREELEKDGVILKEYNEIFKFLEQLDNEASIIFDSNKVNAYLYNSINTMVKKIDEYNLTTMLKAVKNDVEVENIKMAYIKDGVALVKFFKWLKENVEKQTITEIDAENKAEEFRMQQELFLEPSFATIAGYKEHAAMMHYKANSETTYVLKPEGFFLIDSGAHFLNGTTDITRTVSLGKLTEEEKRDFTLVLKSVIALSTAKFLNGATGSNLDVIARIPLWNCGLDYKCGTGHGVGYCSNVHEEPQRFSQVPNTIKLIKGMTITIEPGIYKEGLHGIRTENTVLVVEDEKTEFGQFMRFETLSFIPIDRRAIVKEMLTIEEVQWINCYHRKVFEVLSPHINEEEVQWLESETAEI
- the ileS gene encoding isoleucine--tRNA ligase, producing the protein MYKKVDSSKGFVDMEKDILKLWEERDVIKKNFDMNEEGEYFTFYDGPPTANGKPHIGHVITRVMKDLIPRYKVMKGYRVLRKAGWDTHGLPVELEVEKSLGISGKPQIEEYGVEDFVKKCKDSVFTYVSQWKDMTERVGYWVDMDDPYVTYHDNYIESEWWALKKIWEKGLIYKGHKIVPYCPRCGTALSSHEVAQGYKDVKDSSIYVKFKVKDQDKYILVWTTTPWTLPSNVALAVNKSYDYVEVVHKDEHLILAESLLSKLDGEYEVVSKFKGEELLGVEYEQMFKFTTPDKKAFYVIHGDFVTLTDGTGIVHIAPAFGEDDNLVGKKNDLPLINLVDAEGKFVSEAGEWAGIFVKKADPKIIEFLKEANILYKTEGFTHSYPFCWRCDTPLLYYPRESWFIKMSAMRDNLLKNNNKINWLPDNVRTGRMGNFLENVIDWGISRERYWGTPLPIWECECGHREMIGSKEELREKGINVPEEIELHKPYIDNVKLECPHCHKEMTRVSDVIDCWFDSGSMPFAQHHYPFENKELFEQNFPAQFISEAVDQTRGWFYTLLAISTVLFETNPFENCVVLGHVLDKNGLKMSKHKGNVLSPWVALDNEGADATRWYFYTASAPWLPSRFYEEAVIEAQRKFLSTLWNVYSFYVLYAEIDQFDPTKYEDFVSGNVMDKWIMSRLNTLIKTVDENLANYRITQAALSIEEFVDELSNWYVRRNRSRYWSEELTDDKIGAYVTLYRVLKNLCFVAAPFVPFITEEIYQNLVVALDSSAPESIHLCRWPHVDESSIDVDLENEMDLAYKVVKLGRSARNSANIKNRQPLSKMLLSTKVLPEYYSDIIKEELNLKEVELGSDLSKYVNFEIKPNLPVLGKAFGKLIPGIRKELGTMNQMELAQKIQNGGTVVINVQGTEIELNNDNLLVTMQGLEGYAFAGEGSIGVVLDTHITDELREEGHVREIISKIQNMRKESGFEVADKINLYVSGNEMLEKVVEKFENHIMRETLAVEVVYNAERDYNEANINGEKFNLAVEVVR
- the yjeM gene encoding glutamate/gamma-aminobutyrate family transporter YjeM, giving the protein MSSNVNATKKLTLVSLILMIFTSVYGFNNIPRSFYKMGYAAIPWYIISGIAFFVPFALMMAEFGAAFKNEKGGIYSWMEKSVGPRFAFIGTFMWFASYVIWMVNVSSGIWVPISNAIFGADTTKDWAFLGIQGLTGPKTLGILGIIWFIFVTYISTKGLDKIKKITSVGGTAVVIVNLVVWLSAIILVIVNHGFAQPIEGLKSFTTTPNPKYAGNMLSALAFVVYALFAYGGIEAVGGLVDQTENPEKTFPKGVMIAAAVIAIGYSFGILCIGVFTNWSNVMSVKGVTLGNASYVVMSNLGVAFGQAFGASQATSIAMGHWVARFFGLSMFLALTGAFFTLTYSPLKQLIDGTPKLLWPGKLGETRKEDGMPVNAMWIQCAMVVVMIALVSFGGNSMAKFWDILVNMTNVAMTIPYMFLSIAFIAFKKKTSIEKPFEVYKSYSSALIWGVIVTLTVGFANFFSIIEPGIEGDMATTIWQIVGPVFFGLVAILMFSRYEKLSKSSSTEKSA
- a CDS encoding formate/nitrite transporter family protein, producing the protein MYSTDIENVAHYAEKKSAALKKSSSKYITAAALAGMYIGIAIIFIYTIGAYLNADHSPATKIVMGASFGVGLSLVMVAGSELFTGTNMVMTIGALEKKVTWLDAIKIWTASFFGNFIGSLIVAGIYALTGLTHGKVGEFMVEMASAKMNATSLQLFTRAILCNILVCLAVWCFYKLKDDTAKLIMIFWCLFAFISSGYEHSVANMTLLSLALMLPHGAAVSFAGLAHNLLIVTIGNLAGGAIFLALPYWFISKEK
- a CDS encoding helix-turn-helix domain-containing protein, which gives rise to MDIGSKIKELRTNKNMTLKDLSESSGLSVGFLSQLERGLTTIAVDSLEILAEILEVPLTNFFDIPHRKDKVVLRNYERQVLSIMDGGFIYYNLSTELEDKSFLPKLVEILPQKDEEEVQLNSHTGEEFIYILEGILTLYIGKEKYELYPGDSVHMNSNITHNWANHTNKIVKLIAVNSPNYFKGVK
- the eutH gene encoding ethanolamine utilization protein EutH translates to MDKVVIYIIGIFFLIGGIDYLLGSPMKLGNKFEEGMKTMGALALGIIGLYSLSPALLSLLEPAAKVFSKVTHIDPSILPASIFAVDMGGYQLCTNITLNNKIGIFSAVVIASTLGTTISFTIPVACSLIQKEDQDFFAKGIMIGISTIPFGCLAGGIWMGINFLQLVWTLFPIFILSIVLSIGLIKMPNRVINGFRYFGKFIMILSTLGIMLQGIHIIFGIKLVPTLVPFEDNMKLVGKITFILAGAYPMLEVLIRFLKNFFNRIARILGVDSISIVALVGNLASNLLVFGNLSRMNSKGKVICTSMGVSCAFVLGGQMAYVASVEPKMIGAYFVTKIVSGILSLFLASRLFEYEYKKSTQLSEVSVMGGASYGD